One region of Aurantimonas sp. HBX-1 genomic DNA includes:
- the gph gene encoding phosphoglycolate phosphatase (PGP is an essential enzyme in the glycolate salvage pathway in higher organisms (photorespiration in plants). Phosphoglycolate results from the oxidase activity of RubisCO in the Calvin cycle when concentrations of carbon dioxide are low relative to oxygen. This enzyme is a member of the Haloacid Dehalogenase (HAD) superfamily of aspartate-nucleophile hydrolase enzymes (PF00702).) — protein sequence MSWPKAILFDLDGTLIDSAPDIHAALNETLASYGEPPFTLEAVTGMVGRGVPVLIERAYAALGKDIDPASRDKVVARFLAIYEPRATELTTMTAGASEATRILRERGIRLGVVTNKPDVATREILAHFGLLDLLDVVVGGDAGPAKKPEPGLLLLACERLELAVDDVVFVGDSENDVDAARAAGMRVVAVRGGYTSRPPESLGATALVDRLDAIPALLASLRHAVEDTA from the coding sequence ATGAGCTGGCCCAAGGCGATCCTGTTCGACCTCGACGGCACGCTCATCGACTCCGCGCCGGATATCCACGCCGCGCTCAACGAGACGCTGGCCAGCTACGGCGAGCCGCCCTTCACGCTGGAGGCGGTCACCGGCATGGTCGGGCGCGGCGTGCCGGTGCTGATCGAGCGGGCCTATGCGGCGCTGGGCAAGGACATCGACCCGGCCAGCCGCGACAAGGTGGTGGCGCGCTTCCTGGCAATCTACGAGCCGCGGGCGACCGAACTCACCACCATGACCGCCGGTGCTAGCGAGGCGACGCGCATCCTGCGGGAGCGCGGCATCCGCCTCGGCGTCGTCACCAACAAGCCGGATGTCGCGACCCGCGAGATCCTCGCCCATTTCGGTCTGCTGGACCTCCTGGACGTCGTCGTGGGCGGCGACGCCGGACCGGCCAAGAAGCCCGAACCCGGCCTGCTTCTCCTCGCCTGCGAGCGCCTGGAGCTTGCGGTCGACGATGTCGTCTTCGTCGGCGACAGCGAGAACGACGTCGATGCGGCCCGCGCTGCGGGCATGCGCGTCGTCGCGGTGCGCGGCGGCTACACCAGCCGGCCGCCGGAGTCGCTGGGGGCGACCGCCCTGGTCGACCGGCTCGACGCGATCCCGGCGCTCCTCGCCTCGCTCCGCCACGCGGTCGAGGACACCGCCTGA
- a CDS encoding thioredoxin family protein yields MAAHPPICDFGWQAVDAALPGVDGKTHRIFDHKGPKGLLVVFICNHCPYVKAVIDRLVRDAAELKAFGIGTVAISSNDADAYPQDSFDNMRAFAEAHGFGFPYLYDEDQSVARAYGAVCTPDFFGFNADLGLQYRGRIDASRKEAAPEGTERDLFNAMRQIAETGEGPREQVASIGCSIKWKDAA; encoded by the coding sequence ATGGCGGCGCATCCTCCGATCTGCGACTTCGGCTGGCAGGCCGTCGATGCCGCGCTTCCCGGCGTCGACGGGAAGACCCACCGGATCTTCGACCACAAGGGCCCGAAGGGGCTGCTGGTGGTCTTCATCTGCAACCACTGCCCCTATGTGAAGGCGGTGATCGACCGGCTGGTCCGCGATGCGGCGGAACTGAAGGCCTTCGGCATCGGCACGGTGGCGATCTCGTCCAACGACGCCGACGCCTATCCGCAGGATTCCTTCGACAACATGCGCGCCTTCGCCGAAGCGCACGGTTTCGGCTTCCCCTATCTCTACGACGAAGACCAGAGCGTCGCCCGCGCCTATGGCGCCGTCTGCACGCCGGACTTCTTCGGCTTCAACGCCGATCTCGGCCTGCAGTATCGCGGCCGGATCGACGCCTCCCGCAAGGAGGCGGCGCCGGAAGGCACCGAGCGCGACCTCTTCAACGCCATGCGCCAGATCGCCGAGACGGGCGAGGGGCCGCGCGAGCAGGTCGCCTCGATCGGCTGCTCCATCAAGTGGAAGGACGCGGCATGA
- a CDS encoding phosphotransferase family protein produces the protein MIREAAPPIDAVALGRYLEDHVEGFHGLDGLVKFQAGQSNPTYRIDAASGTYVLRTKPPGTLLKSAHQVDREFRVMQALAGTAVPVPKPLHLASEADSPFGRMFYVMEHCDGRIFWDPALPEIADPAERGAIFDAMNAVLATLHDLDVAALGLDDFGRPGNYFERQLTRWSEQYRQSKIDRIDDMETLSDWLSENLPPDDGAVSLVHGDYRLDNIMFERERPAIRAILDWELSTLGHPLADLAYQCMQWRLPNLGAFKGLGNVDRAALGIPSEEDYVRRYCERRGLEAVDHWPFYLAFSFFRLAAILQGVYKRSLDGNASNPEKAAIFGRNVPVLAGLAVELIRTGT, from the coding sequence ATGATCCGGGAAGCTGCCCCGCCGATCGACGCGGTGGCGCTCGGCCGCTACCTGGAGGACCATGTCGAGGGCTTCCATGGCCTCGACGGGCTGGTGAAGTTCCAGGCCGGCCAGTCCAATCCCACCTACCGGATCGATGCGGCGAGCGGCACCTACGTGCTGCGGACCAAGCCGCCGGGAACGCTGCTGAAATCCGCCCACCAGGTGGATCGCGAGTTCCGGGTAATGCAGGCGCTCGCCGGCACCGCGGTCCCGGTACCGAAGCCGCTGCACCTGGCGAGCGAGGCGGATTCGCCCTTCGGCCGGATGTTCTACGTCATGGAGCATTGCGACGGCCGGATCTTCTGGGATCCGGCGCTGCCGGAGATCGCCGATCCGGCCGAGCGCGGCGCGATCTTCGACGCGATGAACGCGGTGCTCGCCACACTCCACGATCTCGACGTCGCGGCGCTCGGTCTCGACGATTTCGGCCGGCCCGGCAATTATTTCGAACGCCAGCTGACGCGCTGGTCCGAGCAGTACCGCCAGTCGAAGATCGACCGGATCGACGACATGGAGACCCTGTCCGACTGGCTGTCCGAGAACCTGCCGCCGGACGACGGCGCGGTGAGTCTCGTCCACGGCGACTATCGCCTCGACAACATCATGTTCGAGAGGGAGCGGCCGGCAATCCGCGCGATCCTCGACTGGGAGCTCTCGACCCTCGGCCATCCGCTCGCCGACCTCGCCTACCAGTGCATGCAGTGGCGCCTGCCCAATCTCGGCGCCTTCAAGGGCCTCGGCAATGTCGATCGCGCCGCCCTCGGCATCCCCTCGGAGGAAGACTACGTCCGGCGCTATTGCGAGAGGCGCGGCCTCGAGGCGGTGGACCACTGGCCGTTCTATCTCGCCTTCTCGTTCTTCCGGCTCGCCGCCATCCTGCAGGGCGTCTACAAGCGGTCGCTCGACGGCAACGCTTCGAACCCCGAGAAGGCGGCAATCTTCGGTCGCAACGTGCCGGTGCTCGCCGGGCTGGCGGTCGAGCTGATCCGGACCGGGACATGA
- a CDS encoding MaoC family dehydratase, producing the protein MALASVAETEAMLRERLIPLEAYRAHLDKDEFVSGWLTVDQEMIDRFAAATHDHQFIHVDPVRAKAESPYGGTIAHGFLTLSLLSTLAYDALPGVIGTKMGVNYGFDKVRFLNPVRVGTRVRGRFRMTGLTERAVTLQTSWDAAVEIEGGVKPALSAQWITVAVIEPPAE; encoded by the coding sequence ATGGCACTGGCATCCGTGGCGGAAACGGAGGCGATGCTCCGCGAACGCCTCATTCCGCTCGAGGCCTACCGGGCACATCTCGACAAGGACGAATTCGTCTCCGGCTGGCTCACCGTCGACCAGGAGATGATCGACCGCTTCGCGGCCGCCACCCACGATCACCAGTTCATCCATGTCGATCCGGTCCGCGCCAAGGCCGAGAGCCCCTATGGCGGCACCATCGCGCACGGCTTCCTGACCCTGTCGCTGCTGTCGACACTCGCCTACGACGCCCTGCCGGGCGTCATCGGCACGAAGATGGGCGTCAATTACGGCTTCGACAAAGTCCGCTTCCTCAACCCGGTCCGCGTCGGCACGCGGGTGCGCGGCCGTTTCAGGATGACCGGCCTGACCGAACGCGCCGTGACGCTGCAGACCAGCTGGGATGCGGCGGTGGAGATCGAGGGCGGGGTCAAGCCGGCCCTTTCGGCGCAATGGATCACCGTTGCGGTCATCGAGCCGCCCGCCGAATGA
- a CDS encoding SDR family oxidoreductase, producing the protein MPILQRLFSLEGKTALVTGGATGIGRMIATALAGAGARVLIASRKAEACEAAAAAINAEGHPGMVEGFAGDVASEAGVAALAAAVESRTDRLHILFNNAGVSWGAPLETFPHAAWQKVMDVNVAGLFTVTQRLLPLVEASSSREDPARVVNLGSVMGSAPLARNVYSYAASKAAVHHLTRCLAKELAERHVTVNAFAPGPFQSKMTAFATGTDEQAAAVGRGVPLGRIGSPDDIAGAALFLCGRGGAYITGAILPIDGGIAVETGHELFEEA; encoded by the coding sequence ATGCCGATCCTGCAACGCCTGTTCTCGCTGGAGGGCAAGACCGCGCTGGTCACCGGCGGCGCGACCGGCATCGGCCGGATGATCGCCACCGCCTTGGCCGGCGCCGGCGCGCGCGTGCTCATCGCATCCCGCAAGGCGGAAGCCTGCGAGGCGGCGGCCGCGGCGATCAACGCCGAGGGTCATCCGGGCATGGTCGAGGGGTTTGCCGGTGACGTGGCGAGCGAAGCCGGCGTCGCCGCGCTCGCGGCCGCAGTCGAGTCCCGCACCGACCGGCTGCATATCCTGTTCAACAATGCCGGCGTCTCCTGGGGCGCGCCGCTGGAGACGTTTCCGCACGCCGCCTGGCAGAAGGTGATGGACGTCAACGTCGCCGGCCTGTTCACCGTGACGCAGCGCCTGCTGCCGCTGGTCGAGGCCTCGTCCAGCCGGGAGGATCCGGCCCGTGTCGTCAATCTCGGCTCGGTGATGGGCTCGGCGCCGCTCGCCCGGAACGTCTATTCCTACGCAGCGTCCAAAGCCGCCGTGCATCATTTGACGCGCTGCCTCGCCAAGGAACTCGCCGAGCGGCACGTCACCGTCAACGCCTTCGCGCCGGGTCCCTTTCAGTCGAAGATGACCGCCTTCGCCACCGGCACGGACGAGCAGGCGGCGGCGGTCGGGCGCGGCGTGCCGCTGGGGCGGATCGGCTCGCCCGACGACATTGCCGGCGCCGCGCTGTTCCTTTGCGGCCGCGGCGGGGCATATATCACCGGAGCGATCCTGCCGATCGACGGCGGCATCGCGGTCGAGACCGGCCACGAACTCTTCGAGGAGGCCTGA
- a CDS encoding TetR/AcrR family transcriptional regulator has product MKTDDRQPGKSPPARTGGRSRSARDFTGARAHAEADETLAAILAAAAAAFREHGFAAASIDDVARRLGATKGLVYHYYRSKNDLFLDVCQRGMEIDFAAVETPAASRDRAVTRLRAMAEAHLTAMIRHIDFQHAILQAVSRHLGGPTTPEDGERLAQLIAARDRYEMLFRRTIADSIAEGDLAGTADAALTGRAFLSVLNAPVYWYRERPGETDADRRALVRELAMFALRGAGAGESIIEEEFGS; this is encoded by the coding sequence ATGAAGACGGATGACCGCCAGCCCGGGAAAAGCCCGCCCGCCCGCACCGGCGGCCGGTCCCGCTCGGCGCGCGACTTCACCGGGGCGCGGGCGCATGCCGAGGCCGACGAGACGCTCGCCGCGATCCTTGCCGCGGCTGCCGCGGCGTTTCGCGAGCACGGCTTCGCGGCGGCCTCGATCGACGACGTGGCGCGCCGGCTCGGCGCCACCAAGGGGCTCGTCTATCACTACTACCGCTCGAAGAACGACCTGTTCCTCGACGTCTGCCAGCGCGGCATGGAGATCGACTTCGCTGCCGTGGAAACCCCGGCGGCGTCTCGCGACCGCGCGGTGACCCGCCTGCGGGCGATGGCCGAGGCGCATCTGACGGCGATGATCCGCCATATCGACTTCCAGCATGCGATCCTGCAGGCCGTCTCGCGCCATCTGGGCGGGCCGACCACGCCCGAGGACGGCGAACGGCTGGCGCAGCTGATCGCGGCGCGCGACCGCTACGAGATGCTGTTCCGCCGCACCATCGCCGATTCCATCGCCGAGGGCGACCTGGCGGGCACCGCCGACGCCGCGCTCACCGGCCGGGCATTCCTGTCGGTGCTGAACGCCCCGGTCTACTGGTACCGGGAACGGCCGGGCGAGACCGACGCCGATCGCCGGGCCCTGGTGCGCGAACTGGCGATGTTCGCGCTGAGGGGCGCCGGCGCGGGCGAGTCCATCATCGAGGAGGAATTCGGATCATGA
- a CDS encoding acyl-CoA dehydrogenase family protein, which translates to MNTMALGMTDRLKPLHAAVRDMVRDEIAPASEEFLAEVPKEGRWVYTARQTDILDGLKARAKARGLWNFWLTDSSRGYGLTTVEYAYLAEEMGKAHLGAETFNCSAPDTGNMEVFERYCTPEQQAPWLPRLLEGEIRSAYLMTEPDVASSDASNISMVCVADGDDYVIDGEKWWSSGAGDPRCAIYIVMVRTAGDEAPKHQRHSMILVPADTPGVEVLRAMTVFGDDDAPHGHMHIRFSGVRVPKANLILGKGRGFEIAQGRLGPGRIHHCMRAIGQAEAALEMMCRRALRREAFGRPLADLGANHDIIADCRMEIEMVRLLCLKAAWMMDQGDRRAAAPWISQIKVAAPRMALKVADEAIQMHGAEGISQDQPLARLWTHLRTLRLVDGPDAVHRRQVARWELAKHTQAKV; encoded by the coding sequence ATGAACACCATGGCGCTCGGCATGACCGACCGGCTGAAGCCCCTCCACGCCGCGGTACGCGACATGGTGCGCGACGAGATCGCGCCGGCGAGCGAGGAATTCCTCGCCGAAGTGCCGAAGGAAGGCCGCTGGGTCTACACCGCCCGGCAGACGGACATCCTCGACGGGCTGAAGGCGCGGGCGAAGGCCCGGGGCCTGTGGAATTTCTGGCTGACCGACTCCAGCCGCGGCTACGGCCTGACGACGGTGGAATACGCCTATCTCGCCGAGGAGATGGGCAAGGCGCATCTGGGCGCGGAAACCTTCAACTGCTCGGCGCCGGATACCGGCAACATGGAAGTGTTCGAGCGCTACTGCACCCCGGAGCAGCAGGCGCCGTGGCTGCCAAGGCTGCTCGAGGGCGAGATCCGCTCGGCCTATCTGATGACCGAGCCGGACGTCGCCTCCTCGGACGCGAGCAACATCAGCATGGTCTGCGTCGCCGACGGCGACGACTACGTCATCGACGGCGAGAAATGGTGGTCGTCCGGCGCCGGCGATCCGCGCTGCGCGATCTACATCGTCATGGTGCGGACGGCGGGCGACGAGGCGCCGAAGCACCAGCGCCACTCGATGATCCTGGTGCCGGCCGACACGCCAGGCGTCGAGGTGCTGCGGGCGATGACGGTCTTCGGTGACGACGACGCGCCGCACGGCCACATGCATATCCGCTTCTCCGGCGTGCGGGTGCCAAAGGCCAATCTCATCCTCGGCAAAGGCCGCGGCTTCGAGATCGCCCAGGGGCGGCTCGGGCCCGGCCGCATCCACCATTGCATGCGGGCGATCGGCCAGGCCGAGGCGGCGCTGGAGATGATGTGCCGGCGGGCGCTGCGGCGCGAGGCCTTCGGGCGGCCGCTGGCCGATCTCGGCGCCAATCACGACATCATCGCCGACTGCCGCATGGAGATCGAGATGGTCCGCCTGCTCTGCCTGAAGGCGGCGTGGATGATGGACCAGGGCGACCGGCGGGCCGCCGCCCCCTGGATCAGCCAGATCAAGGTCGCGGCGCCGCGGATGGCGCTGAAGGTCGCCGACGAGGCGATCCAGATGCACGGCGCCGAAGGCATCAGCCAGGACCAGCCCCTCGCCCGCCTCTGGACGCATCTGCGGACGCTGCGGCTGGTCGACGGGCCGGACGCCGTGCATCGCCGGCAGGTGGCACGCTGGGAGCTGGCGAAGCACACGCAGGCGAAGGTCTGA
- a CDS encoding SDR family oxidoreductase: MTIENKVVAITGAGRGIGRATALHLAARGARLVLGARSEAEIAAVAETIDEAGGEAVFRATDVTRRADLQALVDLACARYGRLDVIVNNAGIGPISRFDALRVEEWDAMIDVNLKGALYGLAAALPVFAAQQTGHVVNVISTAGIKIVPTMGVYAATKNALRTATEALRQESGANLRVTEVSPGFIDTGFADASITDPDLKAAIQERRHAIAIAPDSIARAIGFAIEQPDDVEIGSIVVRPTAQD; this comes from the coding sequence ATGACCATCGAAAACAAGGTTGTCGCCATAACCGGTGCAGGGCGCGGGATCGGTCGGGCGACCGCCCTCCATCTGGCTGCGCGTGGGGCGCGCCTGGTGCTAGGGGCGCGAAGCGAGGCGGAAATCGCTGCCGTGGCCGAGACGATCGATGAAGCAGGGGGTGAGGCCGTTTTCAGGGCAACGGACGTCACTAGACGGGCGGACCTGCAAGCGCTCGTGGACCTGGCTTGCGCGCGCTACGGCCGTCTGGATGTGATCGTCAACAATGCCGGGATCGGTCCGATCTCCCGCTTCGATGCTCTTCGCGTCGAGGAGTGGGACGCCATGATCGACGTGAACCTGAAGGGCGCGCTCTACGGTCTTGCGGCAGCGCTGCCCGTCTTTGCGGCCCAGCAAACCGGCCATGTCGTGAACGTCATCTCGACAGCGGGCATCAAGATCGTTCCGACCATGGGTGTCTACGCCGCGACCAAGAATGCCCTGCGAACCGCCACCGAAGCCCTTCGCCAGGAGTCGGGCGCCAATCTCCGGGTAACGGAGGTGTCGCCCGGGTTCATCGACACGGGTTTCGCCGATGCTTCCATCACCGATCCGGACTTGAAGGCAGCCATCCAAGAACGCCGGCATGCGATCGCGATCGCGCCGGATTCGATCGCCCGCGCCATCGGCTTCGCGATAGAGCAGCCCGATGACGTCGAAATCGGCAGTATCGTCGTCCGGCCAACCGCGCAGGACTGA
- a CDS encoding AraC family transcriptional regulator, whose protein sequence is MPDPFSEVLSQLGSRSVRGTRLEASGEWALSFDGRGRLKFVALMRGRCWLILPDCAPTAMQEGDVFLLSNTRYTVASDPDVDPIDGMALYSLPGQDIVRLGEGCETVMVGGGSAFAEGCAAFVLNALPSFIRIDRASPSAEGIARTLAALLAEVRHGGVGSTVIAERLADILVVEAVRAHVAVGPTDDASWITALADPRIGKAITMMHGDVSRRWTVPLLAQEVGMSRSAFMQRFSERVGRPPMDYLMRWRMTVAQQKLAAGEAVACVAADVGYGSQSAFAHAFKRVMGRTPRFAR, encoded by the coding sequence ATGCCTGACCCGTTTTCCGAGGTCCTTTCGCAGCTCGGGTCGCGAAGCGTCCGTGGCACGCGTCTCGAAGCGTCCGGCGAGTGGGCGCTCTCCTTCGACGGGCGGGGGCGACTGAAGTTCGTCGCGCTCATGCGCGGTCGGTGCTGGCTCATTCTTCCGGATTGCGCGCCGACGGCGATGCAGGAGGGCGACGTCTTCCTCCTGAGCAATACCCGCTACACGGTTGCCAGCGATCCGGACGTCGATCCGATCGACGGCATGGCGCTTTACAGTCTTCCGGGCCAGGACATCGTCCGCCTCGGCGAGGGATGCGAGACGGTCATGGTGGGTGGCGGCAGTGCGTTCGCCGAGGGGTGCGCCGCGTTCGTCCTCAATGCGCTGCCGTCGTTCATCCGCATCGATCGGGCATCGCCGAGCGCCGAGGGCATCGCTCGAACGCTCGCCGCCCTGCTCGCAGAAGTCCGCCACGGCGGCGTCGGCAGCACCGTGATCGCCGAACGGCTCGCGGACATCCTCGTCGTCGAGGCGGTGCGGGCCCATGTCGCGGTCGGACCGACTGACGATGCGAGCTGGATCACGGCTCTGGCGGACCCCAGGATCGGCAAGGCCATCACCATGATGCACGGCGATGTCTCTCGCCGGTGGACGGTGCCGCTCCTGGCGCAGGAGGTCGGCATGTCCCGCTCCGCATTCATGCAGCGTTTCTCGGAGCGGGTCGGCCGCCCGCCGATGGACTATCTGATGCGGTGGCGGATGACGGTGGCGCAGCAGAAGCTCGCGGCCGGCGAGGCCGTGGCCTGCGTTGCCGCGGACGTCGGCTATGGTTCCCAGAGCGCCTTCGCTCACGCCTTTAAGCGCGTCATGGGTCGGACGCCCCGTTTCGCCAGATGA
- a CDS encoding OsmC family protein has product MVSMTVELRSVDTTEAALGWAGGHTIVVDRPEGKAGGRGLGFNGAQLLGFAIGGCFCNDLRYVAHDAGLKLGSIAITVTVELDGDPLLMTGATMTVACDMLDGSDAQELIAKTTKTTMVTNSIRNGVPVTILNAGLDGAGST; this is encoded by the coding sequence ATGGTTTCCATGACTGTCGAACTGCGCAGCGTGGACACGACCGAAGCAGCCTTGGGGTGGGCTGGCGGCCACACGATCGTCGTCGATCGGCCCGAGGGCAAGGCCGGCGGCCGGGGCCTCGGATTCAACGGCGCGCAACTTCTCGGCTTCGCCATCGGCGGGTGCTTCTGCAACGATCTGCGATACGTGGCCCATGACGCCGGGCTGAAGCTGGGATCGATCGCCATCACCGTCACCGTCGAACTGGACGGCGATCCGTTGCTGATGACGGGCGCGACGATGACCGTCGCATGCGACATGCTCGACGGCTCGGATGCTCAGGAGCTGATCGCCAAGACCACCAAGACCACGATGGTGACGAACTCGATCCGCAACGGCGTTCCGGTGACCATCCTGAATGCCGGACTCGACGGCGCCGGCTCCACCTGA
- a CDS encoding DUF2283 domain-containing protein: MTPTVRYDRESDAAYIRFSPEAVLESEEVSDGIVLDYDADGRIVGMEVMEASRHLSPTMLAEAA, encoded by the coding sequence ATGACCCCGACTGTTCGTTACGATCGCGAATCCGACGCGGCCTATATCCGCTTCTCGCCGGAGGCCGTCCTCGAAAGCGAAGAGGTCTCCGACGGGATCGTCCTCGACTATGACGCCGACGGGCGCATCGTCGGGATGGAGGTGATGGAGGCCAGCCGGCATCTGTCGCCGACCATGCTCGCCGAAGCCGCCTAG
- a CDS encoding DUF4258 domain-containing protein — MAEKRLAYSAHANDAIGERELDIAWIVRTARDPDWVIADPERPGVERRYRAIPNQGSRVLRGAVMEKPDEIRIITAFFDQRARRP; from the coding sequence ATGGCAGAGAAGCGCTTGGCATACTCCGCTCATGCGAACGATGCCATCGGCGAGCGCGAATTGGACATCGCCTGGATCGTGCGCACGGCCCGCGATCCGGACTGGGTCATTGCCGATCCGGAGCGACCCGGTGTCGAGCGCCGATATCGGGCGATCCCCAACCAGGGCAGCCGCGTCCTTCGGGGTGCGGTGATGGAAAAGCCCGACGAAATCCGCATCATCACGGCATTCTTCGATCAAAGGGCTCGCCGACCATGA
- a CDS encoding NADPH:quinone oxidoreductase family protein: MKAIVCEAYGPIETLAYRDMPDPVAGPGEVVVEAEAIGVNYPDGLLVQGLYQARPELPFVPGMEVAGRVTQIGADVTRLAVGDRVVAALQFGAYAEKVAVAEAAATKLPEGFDAGIACALVCAYGTAYHALKQRAALQPDETLLVLGAAGATGLAAVQIGQAMGARVIAVASSEDKRSLAVGEGADVAIGYDDLREDLKRLTDGKGADVAFDPVGGEAFDAVARSMAWNGRLLVVGFASGTIPQLPVNLALVKGFSAVGVFWGAFIQKQPEQAAANMAELIAWTAEERLQPVITERGRLADAAEILARIHARQTAGKLILVP, from the coding sequence ATGAAAGCCATCGTCTGCGAGGCCTACGGGCCGATCGAGACCCTCGCCTATCGCGACATGCCGGACCCGGTCGCCGGGCCGGGAGAGGTGGTGGTCGAGGCCGAGGCGATCGGGGTCAACTATCCGGACGGGCTGCTGGTGCAGGGGCTCTACCAGGCGCGGCCGGAACTGCCCTTCGTGCCGGGCATGGAGGTCGCGGGACGGGTGACGCAGATCGGGGCCGACGTGACGCGGCTGGCGGTCGGCGACCGGGTGGTCGCGGCGCTGCAGTTCGGCGCCTATGCCGAGAAGGTGGCGGTTGCCGAAGCGGCGGCGACGAAGCTGCCCGAGGGTTTCGATGCCGGCATCGCCTGCGCCTTGGTCTGCGCCTATGGCACCGCCTATCACGCGCTGAAGCAGCGGGCGGCGCTGCAGCCGGACGAGACCCTGCTGGTGCTGGGCGCGGCGGGCGCCACCGGCCTTGCGGCGGTGCAGATCGGGCAGGCGATGGGCGCCCGGGTGATCGCGGTCGCCTCGTCGGAGGACAAGCGCTCGCTGGCGGTCGGCGAAGGCGCCGACGTCGCCATCGGCTACGACGATCTGCGCGAGGACCTGAAGCGGCTGACCGACGGCAAGGGCGCCGACGTCGCGTTCGACCCGGTCGGCGGCGAGGCTTTCGACGCCGTGGCGCGGTCGATGGCGTGGAACGGCCGCCTGCTGGTCGTGGGCTTTGCCTCCGGCACGATCCCGCAGCTGCCGGTGAACCTCGCTTTGGTGAAGGGCTTCAGCGCCGTCGGCGTGTTCTGGGGCGCCTTCATCCAGAAGCAGCCGGAGCAGGCCGCGGCCAACATGGCCGAGCTGATCGCCTGGACCGCCGAGGAACGGCTGCAGCCGGTGATCACGGAGCGCGGCCGGTTGGCCGACGCGGCCGAGATCCTGGCGCGCATCCACGCCCGCCAGACGGCGGGCAAGCTGATCCTCGTGCCGTAG
- a CDS encoding zinc-binding dehydrogenase, giving the protein MAPLPDTMHALVLKHDGYSGTSDGPTITDLKDWVSLETVPVPQPGPRQVLIRIGLANVNPSDLHYIKGEYGQPRRQGTPAGFEGMGEVVAAGDDEASQKLIGQRVAVAAGRTGTGVWAEYALADANAVVPLAPGLRDEDAAALIVNPMTAWAMVDLVKQYGSSAFVMTAGASQLGKLMASLARDRDMHAIAVVRREEHRAMLEELGAGTVLNSAREDFDELLVQAMKETKPRVLLDAVADQNAATIFTAMPAGARWVIYGKLSPEAPKLPGLGQMVFMKKVIEGFWLAEWMARATPDQRVEGFTEVQKRFLSGAWRTDVAETLPLAEAPDRMAAALEGMNRGKVFLRP; this is encoded by the coding sequence ATGGCCCCCCTGCCCGACACGATGCACGCGCTCGTCCTCAAGCATGACGGCTATTCGGGCACGTCCGACGGCCCGACGATCACTGACCTCAAGGACTGGGTGTCGCTCGAGACGGTGCCGGTGCCGCAACCCGGCCCGCGGCAGGTCCTGATCCGGATCGGCCTTGCCAACGTCAACCCGTCGGACCTGCACTACATCAAGGGCGAATACGGCCAGCCGCGCCGCCAGGGGACGCCCGCGGGCTTCGAGGGCATGGGCGAGGTGGTCGCCGCCGGCGATGACGAGGCGTCGCAGAAGCTGATCGGCCAGCGCGTCGCGGTCGCCGCCGGGCGCACCGGCACCGGCGTCTGGGCCGAGTACGCGCTCGCCGATGCCAACGCCGTGGTGCCGCTGGCGCCCGGCCTGCGCGACGAGGATGCCGCCGCGCTGATCGTCAACCCGATGACCGCCTGGGCGATGGTCGACCTCGTCAAGCAATACGGGTCGTCAGCCTTCGTCATGACCGCCGGCGCCAGCCAGCTCGGCAAGCTGATGGCCTCGCTGGCTCGGGATCGCGACATGCACGCCATCGCCGTCGTGCGACGCGAGGAGCATCGCGCGATGCTCGAGGAACTCGGTGCCGGGACGGTGCTGAATTCCGCCCGCGAGGATTTCGACGAACTGCTGGTCCAGGCGATGAAGGAGACGAAGCCGCGCGTATTGCTCGACGCCGTCGCCGACCAGAATGCAGCCACGATCTTCACCGCCATGCCGGCCGGCGCGCGCTGGGTGATCTACGGCAAGCTGTCGCCGGAGGCGCCGAAGCTGCCGGGGCTCGGCCAGATGGTGTTCATGAAGAAGGTGATCGAAGGCTTCTGGCTGGCCGAATGGATGGCCCGCGCAACGCCCGATCAGCGGGTCGAAGGCTTCACCGAAGTCCAGAAGCGCTTTCTCTCCGGCGCCTGGCGCACCGATGTCGCCGAGACCCTCCCCCTCGCCGAGGCCCCGGATCGGATGGCGGCGGCGCTCGAGGGCATGAACCGCGGCAAGGTGTTTCTGCGTCCCTGA